The genomic region TCGCATTTGACTCAACTCCCGGTTTCGCAATCATTTGCGATATTCAGGTTTTTTGCCCTCATTGTCCCGGTCACCTTGACACGAAGCGCGGAGAAAATGTAATTTTGCCACTGTCACGCTGCGGTGTGACGCGGTTCCTGCTGTCCCCAAGCCCAAGCCCCCCGGGAGCAGAAGCGTGAGGCGGCAAATCTCTTATCTCCAGCGACGGGGGGCTCATGAGTTGCACAAGGGAAAACACCTCCTGATCGACTGCCGGGACGTACCGTACGAGCAGTGCCTGGACGACCAGACCCTGCTCGATGTGATGTCGCGCGCAGCGAAACTGGCCGGTTCAACGGTCATCTCCCAGATCCGATACAAGTTCGGCAGCGATTCTCCGCCCGGCTGCACCGCCGTGGTCATGCTGGACGAGAGTCATTGCTCGGTGCACACGTACGCGGAACTGGGCTTGATGGCTTTCGACATCTTCACCTGCGGAAAGACCAACCCCATGCGGATCTGGGAGATGATCCGCGATGAGCTGGACATCCGCAACGCCGACGTGCGCGAGGTCAACCGCTTCATCGTGTCCCACCACGCGTCGGCCGACCTGGCGTCCTGAAGCGCCGCACTAACGCGACTGAAAGCAGGAGGATGCTCGATGACTCTCCAGACTCAAGGTTCGGGCAACGACGAGGTGCAGAAGCCCGTCAGCAAGCGTCGCTACGACTCCAGGACCTCCGCGGAGCGGGAACGCGATCATCTGAAGCCGTTGCGCAGCCGCAGGAACCGCGACGATGAATTCGACGACTACGACCCGGACTACGAACTCGGCGATGACAAGCCGGAAGACGAGGACGAGGACGACCTCGATCTCGACGACTTCGATGACTACGACGAAGACGAGATCGACGACGACGAAGACGATGACAAGTGAAGCACTGGCGCCTCCACGAACGCCCGGGCGCGTTCGGAGGCCTCGATGAGCCGCAATCCCTCGAAGCGGCCCGGTTCGTCGTGTTGCCCATCCCCTACGACGGGACGTCCACCTGGCAGAAGGGGGCCGACGCGGGTCCCGGGGCGGTGCTGGCCGCTTCGGCCAACATGG from bacterium harbors:
- the speD gene encoding adenosylmethionine decarboxylase gives rise to the protein MHKGKHLLIDCRDVPYEQCLDDQTLLDVMSRAAKLAGSTVISQIRYKFGSDSPPGCTAVVMLDESHCSVHTYAELGLMAFDIFTCGKTNPMRIWEMIRDELDIRNADVREVNRFIVSHHASADLAS